One part of the Nostoc sp. PCC 7120 = FACHB-418 genome encodes these proteins:
- a CDS encoding biotin--[acetyl-CoA-carboxylase] ligase: MAGEFNQQKLETALQTERKYGYLPFSLHIFSTVASTNKTLWGLIDQGAVTGSVVIATQQTTGRGQWGRQWVSPTGGLYVSVALTPKVDANASYQITLATAWGIACQLRESGVNVGIKWPNDLVLEGRKLGGILTETKVSQGQISQAVVGVGINWANAVPETGINLESWQADQTHKPISCLETLTSKVLLGIESGMACLFQEGISILLSRYSELLVNMGDRVHVNDLSGIVVGVTPQGDLRVSLETDCVTDIKAPELYLEPGTISLGYRRSLGTY, translated from the coding sequence ATGGCTGGGGAATTTAATCAACAAAAATTAGAAACTGCGCTGCAAACAGAGCGGAAGTATGGCTATTTACCATTTTCGCTGCATATTTTTTCTACTGTCGCCTCAACTAACAAAACTCTTTGGGGATTAATCGACCAAGGTGCAGTTACAGGTTCCGTAGTTATTGCCACACAACAGACAACCGGACGGGGACAATGGGGCCGTCAGTGGGTTTCGCCAACTGGGGGATTATATGTTTCTGTCGCACTCACTCCCAAGGTAGACGCAAATGCCAGTTATCAAATAACTTTAGCTACTGCTTGGGGGATTGCCTGTCAATTACGGGAATCTGGGGTGAATGTGGGGATTAAATGGCCGAATGATTTAGTTTTGGAGGGACGTAAATTAGGGGGAATTTTAACAGAAACAAAAGTCAGCCAAGGTCAGATTTCCCAAGCGGTGGTTGGTGTGGGTATTAACTGGGCAAATGCAGTACCAGAGACGGGAATTAACTTAGAATCATGGCAGGCTGACCAAACACATAAACCTATATCTTGTCTGGAAACCCTCACCAGTAAGGTTTTACTAGGAATAGAGTCCGGTATGGCGTGCCTTTTCCAAGAAGGAATTAGCATACTCTTGTCTCGCTATTCAGAATTATTGGTGAATATGGGCGATCGCGTACACGTCAATGATCTTTCCGGTATTGTAGTGGGAGTTACGCCGCAGGGAGATTTACGCGTGTCTTTAGAAACAGATTGCGTAACTGACATCAAAGCACCAGAACTTTATTTAGAACCCGGTACAATTAGTTTGGGTTATCGTAGGTCTTTAGGTACATATTAG
- a CDS encoding DUF3226 domain-containing protein, with protein MSDRPIAALSDKAKIHTWLTWQEEPGRQLHQAITYKILNPQHPKAQTFVKWFKTLYER; from the coding sequence GTGAGCGATCGCCCTATAGCTGCTCTTAGTGATAAAGCCAAAATTCACACTTGGTTGACATGGCAGGAAGAACCAGGAAGACAACTACATCAGGCTATAACGTATAAAATCTTAAATCCCCAGCATCCAAAAGCACAGACATTTGTCAAATGGTTTAAAACTTTGTATGAACGCTGA
- a CDS encoding fasciclin domain-containing protein, giving the protein MPATNSLLGKSFCNIFGAISLTALSACAQPTTEIPTATVPPDASTPVSTVPPLTPTPSPTTPNNTTENRNLAELANSAANQGQFATLIQAVKAAGLTDQLAAPGPYTVFAPTDAAFAALPKNTLNNLLQPANKQQLVKLLAYHVIPGSFTSNQLKSGQVKTVEGSPVNINVDPTNNTVTVNGARVTQADIPASNGIVHVVDQVILPPNVPNNANTTPTPQ; this is encoded by the coding sequence ATGCCAGCAACTAACAGCTTGCTAGGAAAAAGTTTTTGCAATATTTTCGGTGCGATTAGTCTAACAGCGCTATCTGCCTGCGCTCAACCGACTACAGAAATCCCCACCGCCACAGTTCCCCCTGATGCGTCAACTCCCGTATCAACGGTTCCTCCTCTCACCCCAACTCCTAGCCCCACAACACCAAATAACACCACTGAGAATCGTAATCTAGCAGAACTCGCAAATTCGGCAGCAAATCAAGGACAGTTTGCAACATTAATACAGGCAGTAAAAGCCGCAGGTTTAACTGATCAGTTAGCCGCCCCAGGGCCTTATACCGTATTTGCTCCTACAGACGCTGCTTTCGCTGCTTTACCAAAAAACACCTTAAATAACCTTCTTCAACCAGCCAACAAACAGCAATTAGTGAAACTTTTGGCCTATCACGTCATTCCTGGCAGTTTTACTTCCAACCAACTCAAATCTGGACAAGTCAAAACAGTTGAAGGTAGCCCCGTTAACATCAACGTTGACCCTACCAATAACACTGTTACCGTCAACGGCGCTAGAGTAACTCAAGCAGATATACCAGCTAGTAACGGCATCGTTCATGTCGTAGACCAAGTTATTTTGCCCCCCAATGTTCCCAACAATGCCAACACAACACCGACACCACAATAG
- a CDS encoding riboflavin synthase, which yields MFTGLVQALGTIKPLGGDSWQITCVSQSLSIMQDLAYGDSVAVDGVCLTVEEILKDGFIASASPETLRRTTLGTEQTQQGYVNLETSLRVGGKVGGHFVMGHVDGVGQLLGFEQTASSWEMTFTAPEAIARYIVPKGSITVNGISLTVAAYEPELSQFTVAVIPLTYAETNLRYLVPGSLVNLEGDILGKYVEKFLQPGQRHATDKDITPAFLLEHGYS from the coding sequence GTGTTTACAGGATTAGTACAAGCATTAGGAACAATCAAACCTTTAGGGGGCGATTCTTGGCAGATTACTTGTGTAAGTCAGTCATTATCAATTATGCAGGATCTGGCTTATGGTGACAGTGTTGCGGTAGATGGTGTTTGCCTAACAGTAGAAGAAATTTTAAAAGATGGGTTTATCGCCTCAGCTTCTCCCGAAACCCTGCGCCGCACCACTCTAGGAACTGAGCAAACACAACAAGGATACGTCAATCTAGAAACTTCCTTAAGAGTTGGTGGCAAAGTCGGCGGTCACTTTGTCATGGGTCATGTAGATGGCGTAGGTCAATTGCTAGGGTTTGAACAGACAGCCAGTTCTTGGGAAATGACCTTTACTGCACCGGAAGCGATCGCACGTTACATTGTCCCCAAGGGTAGCATTACTGTCAATGGCATTAGTCTCACTGTAGCTGCCTACGAGCCTGAATTATCTCAGTTTACCGTGGCAGTTATTCCTCTTACTTACGCTGAGACTAATCTTCGCTATCTTGTCCCTGGCAGCTTGGTAAATTTGGAAGGGGATATCTTAGGCAAGTACGTCGAGAAATTTCTCCAACCCGGTCAACGTCATGCCACAGATAAGGATATTACGCCTGCTTTTCTTTTAGAACATGGGTATTCGTAA
- a CDS encoding chlorophyll a/b-binding protein has product MTDTTKISASVVEDRNSWRWGFTPQAEIWNGRLAMIGFLAATLIELFSGQGFLHFWGIL; this is encoded by the coding sequence ATGACAGACACAACAAAAATCTCTGCTTCAGTAGTTGAAGACCGCAATTCTTGGCGCTGGGGCTTTACTCCCCAGGCTGAAATCTGGAACGGTCGCCTAGCAATGATTGGCTTTTTAGCAGCCACATTAATCGAACTGTTCTCTGGCCAAGGCTTCCTACATTTCTGGGGCATTCTGTAA
- a CDS encoding bifunctional nuclease family protein, which yields MIEMKVAGIALDAITRSPIVLLKDASDRRALPIYIGQEQARAIMGALENQKPPRPLTHDLIVNILETWNMTLEKVIIHSLQKDTFYAALIVQQGEIKKEIDARPSDAIAVALRTNTPIWVMEEVIADASIPVDRDADEAEQEAFREFISNLRPEDLIKRFGNGDS from the coding sequence ATGATTGAAATGAAAGTCGCTGGCATAGCATTAGATGCCATAACCCGCAGCCCCATCGTCTTGTTGAAAGACGCTTCTGATCGCCGAGCATTACCAATTTATATTGGTCAAGAACAGGCCAGGGCTATTATGGGCGCACTGGAGAATCAAAAGCCTCCCCGTCCCTTAACCCATGACCTGATTGTCAATATTCTGGAGACGTGGAACATGACTCTAGAAAAGGTAATTATTCATTCCTTGCAAAAAGATACATTTTATGCAGCCTTAATTGTCCAGCAAGGTGAAATCAAAAAAGAAATCGATGCACGCCCCAGTGATGCGATCGCCGTTGCTCTCCGTACAAATACCCCCATTTGGGTTATGGAAGAAGTAATAGCTGATGCTTCCATTCCTGTAGACCGTGATGCTGATGAAGCAGAACAAGAAGCCTTTCGGGAATTTATTTCCAATCTTCGTCCTGAGGATTTAATTAAGCGCTTTGGTAATGGTGACAGTTAG
- a CDS encoding peptidoglycan DD-metalloendopeptidase family protein encodes MTQRHNSAHNHLHQPQQQGLTTKRLAYTLPAKSLCLLSSVSLLSGGLVVAQTETSIDNIVPTIENAQPTAGTITVKKDIVIPEASPTQPKFSQRRASLKQRLRKPEVAETRRSQPKPESTEPVFSVRQSQPQVETSRVAPTKNPEVKPKVAETPRVNPTKDPEVAAPTPSLRDKLPAFAKPANNGVTAEQTRDFNNAYIDPNDYSDKTAGTYQAPNSVIITERSSGCRTVLSSGQGIGNACAKPADNQRVANSSGKSSPSWLRKSQNAQLATVPPARRLLATNNNARWGNSGVAAAGSTKAAYRPNRFIPNPGNFVSTTTVSATPIAPSGGTLPPPMAQGNLAPRVSTVAYDIPLASVLPQIPYANTIAYRGTGMVYPLAVASPITSMFGWRIHPITGNQRFHAGTDLGAPTGTPVLAAARGQVATSDWLGGYGLTVILNHGSAQQTLYGHLSELLVQPGQWVEPGTVIGRVGSTGNSTGPHLHFEVRHLTQNGWVAVDPGVQLQIALSQLLNNSRTARAIRD; translated from the coding sequence ATGACGCAGCGCCATAACTCTGCCCATAACCATTTGCACCAACCACAGCAACAAGGTTTGACAACAAAACGTCTAGCTTATACCTTACCAGCAAAAAGTCTGTGTTTGTTGAGTAGTGTTAGTCTTCTTAGTGGTGGATTAGTAGTTGCCCAAACGGAAACATCCATAGATAACATTGTTCCTACTATTGAAAATGCCCAGCCCACAGCAGGCACAATTACTGTCAAAAAAGATATTGTTATACCGGAAGCATCACCAACTCAGCCCAAATTTTCCCAACGGCGAGCCTCACTCAAACAAAGATTGCGTAAGCCAGAAGTAGCTGAAACCAGACGGTCTCAACCCAAACCTGAGTCTACGGAACCTGTGTTTAGTGTGAGACAGTCCCAACCACAGGTAGAAACTTCTCGCGTTGCTCCCACTAAAAACCCAGAAGTTAAACCCAAGGTTGCGGAAACTCCACGAGTTAACCCTACCAAAGACCCAGAAGTAGCAGCTCCTACACCTTCCCTCAGAGATAAACTTCCAGCCTTTGCCAAACCTGCCAATAATGGTGTTACGGCAGAGCAAACCAGAGATTTTAACAACGCCTACATTGACCCAAACGATTACAGTGATAAAACTGCGGGTACTTATCAAGCGCCAAATTCTGTAATCATTACAGAACGCTCCAGTGGTTGTCGTACTGTGCTGTCTTCAGGACAAGGAATTGGTAACGCCTGTGCGAAGCCTGCGGATAACCAGCGCGTAGCCAATTCCAGTGGCAAATCATCCCCCTCTTGGCTCAGAAAAAGTCAAAATGCTCAGTTAGCTACTGTACCCCCAGCCCGGCGACTACTAGCTACTAATAACAACGCTAGATGGGGCAATTCTGGGGTCGCTGCTGCTGGCTCCACTAAAGCGGCATATCGCCCCAATCGCTTTATTCCTAACCCCGGCAATTTCGTCAGCACGACAACAGTTAGCGCAACTCCCATTGCTCCCAGTGGTGGCACACTACCCCCACCAATGGCACAGGGTAACCTTGCTCCTCGCGTCAGCACCGTAGCTTACGACATTCCCTTGGCATCGGTATTACCACAAATTCCTTACGCCAATACCATCGCTTATCGTGGTACAGGCATGGTTTATCCTTTGGCTGTAGCTTCTCCCATCACTTCTATGTTCGGTTGGCGCATCCACCCCATCACAGGTAATCAACGCTTCCACGCCGGCACTGATTTAGGTGCGCCTACAGGTACACCTGTTTTAGCAGCCGCCAGAGGTCAAGTAGCCACTTCTGATTGGCTTGGTGGTTATGGTTTAACCGTCATCCTCAATCATGGTTCTGCTCAACAAACCCTTTACGGGCATTTGTCAGAATTACTAGTCCAACCAGGACAATGGGTAGAACCAGGAACCGTAATTGGACGAGTCGGTAGCACTGGTAACTCCACAGGCCCTCACCTCCACTTTGAAGTGCGCCACCTGACACAAAACGGATGGGTGGCTGTTGACCCTGGTGTACAACTACAGATTGCCCTCAGCCAATTGCTCAACAATTCACGTACAGCGCGAGCTATTAGGGATTAG
- a CDS encoding aldo/keto reductase — translation MLYRRFGKTNLYLSVFSLGTMRYLADSENVQQTIATALALGINHIETARGYGKSEEYFGQAIKVGLSVARSQLYVTTKIPPTSDAESMRRYIDESLERLNLDYLDCLGIHGLNTWEHLEWVQAKGGCMKAVEEAINDRRIRHVGFSTHGSLEVIQAAINTDFFEFVNLHYYYFFQRNAPAIKLASEKDMGIFIISPADKGGKLYTAPQTLQDLCQPFSPLELNYRFLLSDQRITTLSVGPATPKELVEPLQVADNYGELTSAEIAVFQRLQNHQKSVLETQQCSQCYACLPCPENINIPEVLRLRNLAVAYNMTDYGQYRYGMFENAGHWFPGMKANRCTECGDCLPRCPENLDIPSLLEDAHNRLNGKAGRRLWG, via the coding sequence ATGCTCTACCGACGCTTTGGCAAAACTAATCTGTACCTCTCGGTTTTTTCTTTAGGGACAATGCGCTACTTGGCTGATAGCGAAAATGTGCAGCAAACTATTGCCACAGCTTTAGCGCTAGGAATTAATCATATAGAAACAGCCAGAGGTTATGGTAAAAGTGAGGAGTATTTTGGCCAAGCAATCAAAGTCGGTTTATCTGTAGCTCGTTCCCAACTTTACGTAACTACCAAAATTCCACCAACATCTGATGCTGAAAGTATGCGTCGGTACATCGATGAATCCCTAGAACGATTGAATTTAGATTATCTGGATTGTTTAGGAATTCACGGCTTAAATACTTGGGAACATCTGGAGTGGGTACAAGCCAAAGGTGGCTGTATGAAAGCTGTCGAGGAAGCGATTAACGACAGACGAATTAGACACGTTGGCTTCTCTACCCACGGATCATTAGAGGTAATTCAAGCAGCAATTAACACAGATTTTTTTGAATTCGTTAACCTCCATTATTACTATTTCTTTCAAAGAAATGCCCCAGCCATCAAGCTAGCATCTGAAAAAGATATGGGCATTTTTATTATCTCCCCAGCCGATAAGGGAGGAAAACTGTACACGGCACCCCAAACTCTCCAAGATTTGTGTCAGCCCTTTTCGCCTTTAGAATTAAACTATAGATTTTTACTAAGTGATCAACGGATTACTACCTTGAGTGTAGGGCCAGCGACTCCAAAAGAACTGGTGGAACCCTTACAAGTTGCTGATAATTATGGCGAGCTAACATCAGCAGAAATTGCCGTTTTTCAACGCTTACAAAATCATCAAAAATCAGTTTTAGAAACTCAACAGTGTAGCCAGTGCTATGCTTGTTTACCCTGTCCAGAAAATATCAATATTCCTGAAGTTCTTAGGTTACGGAATTTGGCAGTGGCATACAACATGACAGATTACGGACAATACCGTTACGGAATGTTTGAAAATGCTGGTCATTGGTTCCCAGGTATGAAAGCTAACCGTTGTACAGAATGCGGTGATTGTTTACCCCGGTGTCCAGAAAATTTAGATATTCCTTCTTTATTAGAAGATGCCCACAATCGATTAAATGGCAAAGCGGGGAGAAGGTTGTGGGGATAA
- the rpoD gene encoding RNA polymerase sigma factor RpoD has product MNQANNVLDSIYQPDLEIMNQPEIELDDLLIEEDEDLLLADDGDIDEFLEPQTDEDDAKSGKAAKSRRRTQSKKKHYTEDSIRLYLQEIGRIRLLRADEEIELARKIADLLELERVRERLSEKLERDPRDSEWAEAVQLPLPAFRYRLHIGRRAKDKMVQSNLRLVVSIAKKYMNRGLSFQDLIQEGSLGLIRAAEKFDHEKGYKFSTYATWWIRQAITRAIADQSRTIRLPVHLYETISRIKKTTKLLSQEMGRKPTEEEIATRMEMTIEKLRFIAKSAQLPISLETPIGKEEDSRLGDFIESDGETPEDQVSKNLLREDLEKVLDSLSPRERDVLRLRYGLDDGRMKTLEEIGQIFNVTRERIRQIEAKALRKLRHPNRNSVLKEYIR; this is encoded by the coding sequence ATGAACCAGGCTAACAACGTACTCGATAGCATTTATCAGCCTGACCTAGAAATAATGAATCAGCCTGAAATCGAGTTAGATGACCTCCTCATTGAAGAAGATGAGGATTTGTTGCTCGCTGATGATGGCGACATTGATGAGTTTTTAGAGCCTCAGACTGATGAGGACGACGCAAAGTCTGGAAAAGCCGCTAAGTCGCGTCGTCGGACACAAAGCAAGAAAAAGCACTACACAGAAGATTCTATTCGTCTGTATTTGCAAGAAATTGGTCGAATTCGTTTGTTGCGGGCAGATGAAGAAATTGAACTTGCTAGAAAAATCGCTGACTTATTAGAATTAGAACGGGTGCGGGAGCGACTGTCAGAAAAGTTAGAACGTGATCCCCGTGACAGTGAGTGGGCAGAAGCCGTACAATTACCCTTGCCAGCTTTTCGTTATCGCTTGCACATTGGCCGCAGAGCAAAAGATAAAATGGTGCAATCAAACTTGCGCCTTGTGGTTTCAATTGCCAAGAAGTATATGAATCGTGGTTTATCATTCCAGGATTTGATTCAGGAAGGTAGCCTTGGTTTGATTCGTGCGGCTGAGAAGTTCGACCATGAGAAAGGTTATAAATTCTCCACCTACGCTACTTGGTGGATTCGCCAGGCAATCACTAGAGCGATCGCCGACCAATCCCGCACTATCCGCCTACCAGTCCACCTCTACGAAACCATCTCCCGGATTAAGAAAACCACCAAGTTGCTGTCTCAAGAAATGGGACGCAAACCTACGGAAGAAGAAATCGCTACTCGCATGGAAATGACCATCGAGAAACTGCGGTTCATCGCTAAATCTGCTCAATTACCAATTTCATTAGAAACACCCATTGGTAAAGAAGAAGATTCCCGTTTAGGTGATTTTATCGAATCTGATGGCGAAACCCCAGAAGACCAAGTTTCTAAAAACCTGTTACGGGAAGATTTAGAAAAAGTCCTCGATAGCCTCAGCCCTCGTGAACGCGATGTTCTCCGTCTACGCTACGGTTTAGATGACGGGCGGATGAAGACCTTAGAGGAAATTGGACAAATCTTCAATGTCACCCGCGAACGGATTCGGCAAATTGAAGCCAAAGCTCTCCGTAAATTGCGCCACCCCAACCGCAACAGTGTTCTGAAAGAATATATTCGCTAG